CCTTTTGTGATCTTACTTGATTTAAATATGCCAAAAATGAACGGGTTAGCGATGCTTAAAGCATTGCGCGAAGATCCAAAACTTTCACATAACATCGTTTATGTACTCACTACATCGAATAGAGAACAAGATAAAACAAGTGCTTATCAACACCATATTGCTGGGTATTTTTTAAAATCTACACTAAACCATGACTATTCAGAATTGGGGTCAATGCTCAATCAGTACCTACAGATAAATGAACCTCCGGTACAACATGCTAATTAACATTTTTAATACCAATTCGCATAAAGATTAAGTCAGTTCAGAGCGATGTCAGAGGTGGTAGAATAAGCGAAACGTGTGCAGGTATAGTTGTTCTACATCAAACACGTTTTGCGCAATTATCGCGCCTCTAACACGCTCCCAAAGGGCGAATTTAAACGCTTCATAGCCTGTGTTGTTGATTTTAACAAGGACGCTACAAGGATGTAGCTTATTATACCAACTCTATTATATATTTAGCCAACTTAGCACTTCATTAGCGCGCTTAGAACAAGC
The Thalassotalea hakodatensis genome window above contains:
- a CDS encoding response regulator; the protein is MTKHNQNNKTAILLVEDDDLDAVSVKRALTKLNTNNPIYRAKDGLQGLELMRSELSGRPFVILLDLNMPKMNGLAMLKALREDPKLSHNIVYVLTTSNREQDKTSAYQHHIAGYFLKSTLNHDYSELGSMLNQYLQINEPPVQHAN